From a region of the Bradyrhizobium sp. KBS0727 genome:
- a CDS encoding Rne/Rng family ribonuclease — protein sequence MPNKMLIDATHPEETRVVVVRGNRVEEFDFETAQRKQLRGNIYLAKVTRVEPSLQAAFIEYGGNRHGFLAFSEIHPDYYQIPVADRQALIEADERAHREAEEETENRSSHRRSGGRSRHRNARRRGHGDRVQSDVVENAAVDAAQAPQPYPALESSQEHPQEYSEGFHAGEAHGEHPHTDTDHHDHAHDHEGHEHAHDHSHDHDHHDEDHHAHDHDHAHMAAETPAVESGSETQTATPADAIAQALPDTEAHEHVHDDHAHEHSEEHALENAAHADDAPHGEHGGEHEAHPHDEHAVARGDEHHGDEHQDDEEDDGDDAEEEVVESVGGDDVLEEVPERAFRPRRQYKIQEVIKRRQVMLVQVVKEERGNKGAALTTYLSLAGRYAVLMPNTARGGGISRKITSAQDRSRLKEVVQDLDVPEGMGIILRTAGASRTKPEIKRDFEYLIRMWETVRDMTLKSQAPTLVYEEGSLIKRSLRDLYNKEIDEILVAGEAGYQEARDFMKMLMPSNVRAVRKYGDGQPLFSRMGVESQLDAMFSPTVQLRSGGYIVINQTEALVSIDVNSGRSTREHHIEDTALKTNLEAAEEVARQLRLRDLAGLIVIDFIDMDEKRNNRAVERKLSDCLRQDRARIQVGRISHFGLLEMSRQRIRASVLESSTEPCQQCGGSGHVRSVSSVALQLLRGIEEILMKGATHNLVARTRTDVALYVLNHKRGHLRDLEDSFKVSLAIVADPSVSGQQSFVIDRGEQVHTLEAAKALLAAQAAAAPPQVDEPYDDEEAFDIETESEIETDETEGLAEDSVGGEEASGEGEGDGPRRKRRRRRRGRSGEPREGGAPREDNGHPREEHDAMRVVAEAMEGPVAGDDGEADEDEGDDQPGVVRGDQPANGERRPRRRGRRGGRRRRGNGPEDGLVGSIADELGPTSAPEAANAVADFDGGSYEPAPTLTQPEPVSQPPQYEPAAYAQPEPVASAPTFSAPAVEETTQEADRAAARRRSTVREKVSFMTSAPAEPAPAVSHSAPEPVASPAPSEPAPAASSEAAAPRKAGWWSRRFGSGE from the coding sequence ATGCCCAACAAGATGTTGATCGATGCCACCCACCCGGAAGAGACCCGGGTCGTCGTGGTCCGCGGCAATCGCGTCGAAGAATTTGATTTCGAGACCGCCCAGCGCAAACAACTGCGCGGCAATATCTATCTCGCCAAGGTCACGCGCGTAGAGCCGTCGCTGCAGGCCGCCTTCATCGAATATGGCGGCAACCGCCACGGCTTCCTGGCCTTCAGCGAAATCCACCCCGACTACTACCAGATCCCGGTTGCCGACCGTCAGGCGCTGATCGAGGCCGACGAACGCGCTCATCGCGAAGCCGAGGAAGAGACCGAGAACCGCTCCAGCCACCGCCGCAGCGGCGGCCGCTCGCGTCATCGCAACGCGCGCCGGCGCGGCCATGGCGACCGCGTCCAGAGTGACGTCGTCGAGAATGCCGCCGTCGACGCCGCGCAGGCGCCGCAGCCCTATCCGGCGCTGGAGTCTTCGCAGGAACATCCGCAAGAATATTCGGAAGGCTTCCACGCCGGCGAAGCCCACGGCGAGCATCCGCACACCGACACCGACCATCACGACCACGCGCATGACCATGAGGGACATGAGCACGCGCACGATCATTCGCATGATCACGATCACCATGATGAAGATCACCACGCGCATGATCATGACCATGCGCATATGGCCGCCGAAACGCCGGCCGTCGAATCAGGCTCCGAGACGCAGACGGCCACGCCGGCCGATGCGATCGCGCAGGCGTTGCCCGACACTGAGGCACACGAACACGTCCACGACGATCATGCGCACGAGCATAGCGAAGAGCACGCGCTCGAAAACGCCGCCCATGCCGACGACGCGCCGCATGGCGAGCACGGCGGCGAACACGAAGCTCACCCGCATGATGAGCATGCCGTTGCCCGTGGTGACGAACATCATGGCGACGAGCATCAGGACGACGAAGAAGACGATGGCGACGACGCCGAGGAAGAAGTCGTCGAATCCGTCGGCGGCGACGACGTTCTGGAAGAAGTTCCAGAGCGCGCCTTCCGTCCGCGCCGCCAGTACAAGATCCAGGAAGTCATCAAGCGTCGCCAGGTGATGCTGGTTCAGGTGGTCAAGGAAGAACGCGGCAACAAGGGCGCCGCGCTGACCACCTACCTGTCGCTGGCCGGCCGCTATGCGGTGTTGATGCCCAATACCGCCCGCGGCGGCGGCATCAGCCGCAAGATCACCTCGGCCCAGGACCGCTCGCGGCTGAAGGAAGTGGTGCAGGATCTCGACGTGCCCGAGGGCATGGGAATCATCCTGCGCACCGCCGGTGCCTCGCGGACCAAGCCCGAAATCAAGCGCGACTTCGAATACCTGATCCGCATGTGGGAAACCGTGCGCGACATGACGCTGAAGTCGCAGGCCCCCACCCTCGTCTACGAGGAAGGCTCGCTGATCAAGCGCTCGCTGCGCGACCTCTACAACAAGGAAATCGACGAAATCCTGGTCGCGGGCGAAGCCGGCTACCAGGAAGCGCGCGACTTCATGAAGATGCTGATGCCCTCCAACGTGCGGGCGGTCCGCAAATACGGCGACGGCCAGCCGCTGTTCTCGCGGATGGGCGTCGAGAGCCAGTTGGACGCGATGTTCTCGCCCACGGTGCAATTGCGCTCCGGCGGCTACATCGTCATCAACCAGACCGAGGCGCTGGTCTCGATCGACGTCAACTCCGGCCGCTCGACCCGCGAACACCACATCGAGGATACGGCGCTCAAGACCAATCTGGAGGCGGCCGAGGAAGTCGCGCGTCAGCTACGGTTGCGCGACCTCGCGGGCCTCATCGTCATCGACTTCATCGACATGGACGAGAAGCGCAACAACCGGGCGGTCGAGCGCAAGCTCAGTGACTGCCTGCGGCAGGATCGCGCGCGCATCCAGGTCGGACGCATCTCGCATTTCGGCCTGCTGGAAATGTCGCGCCAGCGCATTCGCGCCAGCGTGCTGGAAAGCTCGACCGAGCCCTGCCAGCAGTGCGGTGGCAGCGGTCACGTTCGCTCGGTATCGTCGGTGGCGCTGCAACTGCTGCGCGGCATCGAAGAAATCCTGATGAAGGGCGCCACCCACAATCTGGTGGCGCGGACCAGGACCGACGTCGCGCTCTACGTCCTCAACCACAAGCGCGGCCATCTGCGCGATCTCGAAGATTCCTTCAAGGTCTCGCTTGCCATCGTCGCCGATCCCAGCGTGAGCGGCCAGCAGTCGTTCGTCATCGACCGCGGCGAACAGGTGCACACGCTGGAGGCCGCCAAGGCGCTGCTCGCAGCGCAGGCCGCCGCCGCCCCGCCGCAGGTCGACGAGCCCTATGACGACGAAGAGGCGTTCGATATCGAGACCGAAAGCGAAATCGAAACCGACGAGACCGAGGGTCTCGCGGAAGATTCCGTTGGCGGCGAAGAAGCCAGCGGCGAAGGCGAAGGCGACGGTCCCCGCCGCAAGCGGCGTCGGCGTCGGCGCGGCCGTTCCGGCGAACCCCGTGAAGGCGGCGCGCCCCGCGAGGACAATGGTCACCCACGCGAGGAACACGACGCCATGCGCGTCGTGGCCGAAGCGATGGAAGGTCCTGTGGCCGGCGACGACGGTGAAGCCGACGAGGACGAAGGCGACGACCAGCCCGGCGTGGTTCGCGGCGATCAGCCGGCGAATGGCGAGCGGCGCCCGCGCCGCCGCGGCCGCCGTGGTGGACGCCGTCGGCGCGGCAACGGGCCGGAAGATGGTCTCGTTGGATCGATCGCGGATGAACTCGGGCCGACATCGGCTCCGGAAGCTGCCAATGCCGTGGCCGATTTCGATGGCGGTTCGTACGAGCCAGCCCCGACGCTCACCCAGCCCGAACCGGTCTCGCAACCACCGCAGTATGAACCCGCGGCCTATGCTCAGCCTGAGCCGGTCGCGAGTGCGCCCACCTTTAGTGCGCCCGCGGTTGAAGAAACCACGCAGGAAGCCGACCGGGCCGCCGCGCGGCGCCGTTCGACGGTGCGCGAAAAGGTCAGCTTCATGACCAGCGCGCCAGCCGAACCGGCGCCTGCCGTCAGCCACAGCGCGCCAGAGCCGGTCGCTTCGCCGGCGCCGTCAGAGCCCGCGCCTGCCGCCAGCAGCGAAGCTGCCGCGCCGCGCAAAGCCGGCTGGTGGTCACGGCGCTTCGGCAGCGGCGAGTAA
- a CDS encoding RraA family protein, which produces MIGFRILQRTRKVDADTVSKFSALPVANISDSMSRMTAGGASLRPMHGGGVLAGPAFTVKTRPGDNLMLHKAIDIAEPGDVIVVDGGGDLTNSLIGEMMSAHAEQRGIAGMVIYGSIRDYDSIHAGKFPIFAAGVTHRGPYKDGPGEINVPIAIDGMVIEPGDLIVGDGDGIVCVPFASTAEVLKATTAKHEAETKQLAAIKAGKSDRSWVDASLKKLGVVS; this is translated from the coding sequence TTGATCGGATTTCGAATTCTGCAGCGAACCCGCAAGGTCGACGCCGATACGGTGTCGAAATTCAGCGCGCTGCCGGTCGCCAATATCAGCGATTCGATGTCGCGGATGACGGCGGGCGGCGCGTCGCTGCGTCCGATGCACGGCGGCGGCGTGCTGGCCGGGCCGGCATTTACCGTCAAGACGCGGCCGGGCGACAATCTGATGCTGCACAAGGCGATCGATATCGCCGAGCCCGGCGACGTGATCGTGGTCGACGGCGGCGGCGACCTGACCAATTCCCTGATCGGCGAAATGATGTCGGCCCATGCGGAGCAGCGTGGGATCGCCGGCATGGTGATCTACGGTTCGATCCGGGACTACGACTCGATCCATGCCGGCAAGTTTCCGATTTTCGCCGCCGGTGTCACCCACCGCGGCCCCTACAAGGACGGCCCCGGCGAGATCAACGTTCCGATCGCGATCGACGGCATGGTGATCGAGCCTGGTGACCTCATTGTCGGCGACGGCGACGGGATCGTCTGCGTCCCCTTCGCAAGCACCGCCGAAGTCCTGAAAGCCACGACCGCGAAGCACGAGGCGGAAACCAAGCAGCTCGCGGCGATCAAGGCCGGCAAAAGCGACCGCAGCTGGGTCGATGCGAGCCTGAAGAAGCTCGGTGTGGTTAGCTAA
- a CDS encoding dicarboxylate/amino acid:cation symporter has translation MAATIATEAPVSTAKPWYRVLYVQVLIAIVLGALVGWLWPAFATNDWIKALGDGFIKLIKMVIAPIIFCTVVSGISHIQDAKKVGRIGVKALVYFEIVSTFALLIGLVVGNVIKPGAGFGGAMADAGKVAGFAKQAEAQKSVDFFLHIIPDTVVGAFAQGEILQVLLFSILFGFAIMGLGERGHTIRSFIDDAAHAVFGVISIVMKAAPIGAFGAMAFTIGKFGTGAILNLMGLIATFYLTAALFVFVVLGIIARMVGFSIFKFLAYIKDELLIVLGTSSSESALPSLMEKLERLGCSKSVVGLVVPTGYSFNLDGTNIYMTLATLFIAQALGFDLTLGQQITILLVAMLTSKGASGITGAGFITLAATLAVVDPRLVPGMAIVLGIDKFMSECRALTNLCGNGVACVVVSWWEGELDQDKLRVSLAKQVDPADMETAITTG, from the coding sequence ATGGCGGCAACGATTGCGACCGAAGCGCCGGTGAGTACGGCGAAGCCGTGGTACCGGGTTCTCTATGTTCAGGTGCTGATTGCCATCGTGCTCGGCGCGCTGGTGGGCTGGCTGTGGCCCGCTTTCGCGACCAATGACTGGATCAAGGCGCTCGGCGACGGCTTTATCAAGCTGATCAAGATGGTGATCGCGCCGATCATCTTCTGCACCGTGGTCTCCGGCATCTCGCACATCCAGGACGCCAAGAAGGTCGGCCGCATCGGCGTCAAGGCGCTGGTCTATTTCGAGATCGTCTCGACCTTCGCGTTGCTGATCGGGCTGGTCGTCGGCAACGTGATCAAGCCGGGTGCGGGGTTCGGCGGCGCCATGGCCGATGCGGGCAAGGTCGCAGGTTTCGCCAAGCAGGCGGAGGCGCAGAAGAGCGTCGACTTCTTCCTGCACATCATTCCCGATACCGTGGTCGGCGCCTTCGCGCAGGGCGAAATCCTCCAGGTGCTGCTGTTCTCGATCCTGTTCGGCTTTGCCATCATGGGGCTTGGCGAGCGCGGCCATACCATTCGATCGTTCATCGACGACGCCGCCCACGCCGTGTTCGGCGTCATTTCGATCGTGATGAAGGCCGCCCCGATCGGTGCGTTCGGCGCCATGGCGTTCACGATCGGCAAGTTCGGAACTGGTGCGATCCTGAACCTGATGGGGCTGATCGCGACGTTCTATCTTACCGCCGCGCTGTTCGTGTTCGTCGTGCTCGGCATCATCGCTCGCATGGTCGGCTTCTCGATCTTCAAGTTCCTGGCCTACATCAAGGACGAACTCTTGATCGTGCTCGGCACGTCGTCCTCGGAAAGCGCGCTGCCGTCCTTGATGGAAAAGCTCGAGCGGCTCGGCTGTTCCAAGTCAGTGGTCGGTCTCGTGGTGCCGACCGGTTACTCGTTCAACCTTGACGGCACCAACATCTACATGACGCTGGCGACCCTGTTCATTGCGCAGGCGCTCGGCTTCGATCTGACGCTGGGCCAGCAGATCACCATTCTGTTGGTCGCGATGCTGACCTCGAAGGGCGCGTCCGGCATCACCGGCGCCGGCTTCATCACGCTGGCGGCGACGCTGGCCGTGGTCGATCCGCGGCTGGTGCCGGGTATGGCGATCGTGCTCGGTATCGACAAGTTCATGAGCGAATGCCGGGCGCTGACCAACCTGTGCGGCAACGGTGTCGCCTGCGTGGTGGTGTCGTGGTGGGAGGGCGAGCTCGATCAGGACAAGCTGCGCGTCAGTCTCGCCAAGCAGGTCGATCCGGCCGACATGGAGACCGCGATCACCACCGGCTAG
- a CDS encoding biotin transporter BioY has translation MWPRREDRAFRALRGAILMALGTALLTLSAKVNLPLPYVPMTLQTLVVLMIGAAYGWRLGSATVIAYLAEGAIGLPVFAGPVGGLAPLVGPTAGYLYGFVLAALATGWLSQRGWDRSVPWLFVAMGIGHALILGTGFAWLAFGMKLGVDKAWLVGIVPFIAASLVKNALGATLVPAIRRLFAPRA, from the coding sequence CTGTGGCCGCGCCGCGAAGACCGAGCATTCCGCGCCTTGCGCGGCGCCATCCTGATGGCGCTGGGAACCGCGCTGCTGACCCTGTCGGCGAAGGTCAATCTGCCGTTGCCCTATGTGCCGATGACGCTGCAGACGCTGGTCGTGCTGATGATTGGCGCCGCCTATGGCTGGCGACTCGGCAGCGCTACCGTGATCGCCTATCTGGCCGAGGGCGCGATCGGGCTGCCGGTATTTGCAGGTCCCGTCGGCGGTCTCGCGCCGCTGGTCGGCCCGACCGCGGGATACCTCTATGGTTTCGTGCTGGCGGCGTTGGCCACGGGCTGGCTGAGCCAGCGCGGCTGGGACCGGTCGGTGCCGTGGCTGTTCGTCGCAATGGGAATTGGGCACGCCCTGATTCTCGGTACCGGGTTCGCCTGGCTGGCATTCGGCATGAAGCTCGGCGTCGACAAGGCGTGGCTGGTCGGCATCGTGCCGTTTATCGCGGCATCGCTGGTCAAGAACGCGCTCGGCGCCACACTGGTGCCGGCGATCCGACGGCTGTTCGCGCCGCGCGCCTAA
- a CDS encoding pyridoxal phosphate-dependent aminotransferase gives MHEATVRDRVKALLTPSGRSDVPPFMVMDVMAAAARIEAAGGHVIHMEVGQPAASAPKVAIAAAHAALDETRIDYTSALGIPSLRTRISRHYRDTYGCSVDPDRIVVTTGSSGGFILAFLSMFEPGDRVAVTVPGYPPYRHILTALGCEPVLIETSNETRHALTGEMLLAAHRKTPLKGVLVGSPANPTGTMMSREALTGLIGAAEGAGIRFISDEIYHGLDYAFPAVTAAELSPQALVINSFSKYFCMTGWRVGWMVVPEPMVRPIERLQQNLSISVPTLSQIAAEAAFEGREEMEAIKRGYQENRRILIDGLPKAGLTKFLPADGAFYLYADVSDFTSDSFEFASRMLEKAHVAATPGVDFDPIHGRAFVRFSYARSADEMREAVTRIARWLG, from the coding sequence ATGCACGAAGCGACAGTTAGAGACCGTGTGAAAGCCCTGCTGACCCCGTCGGGACGGAGCGATGTTCCGCCGTTCATGGTGATGGATGTGATGGCGGCGGCCGCGCGCATCGAAGCGGCGGGCGGGCATGTGATTCACATGGAAGTAGGCCAGCCGGCGGCCTCCGCCCCGAAGGTCGCGATCGCAGCGGCGCATGCGGCGCTCGACGAGACCCGGATCGACTATACGTCGGCGCTCGGCATTCCCTCGCTGCGGACGCGCATCAGCAGGCACTACCGCGATACTTATGGTTGTTCGGTCGATCCTGACCGGATCGTGGTCACCACCGGCTCGTCGGGCGGGTTCATTCTGGCGTTTCTGTCGATGTTCGAACCCGGCGACCGGGTTGCCGTGACCGTGCCCGGTTACCCGCCGTACCGCCATATCCTCACGGCGCTCGGCTGCGAACCGGTGCTGATCGAGACGTCGAACGAGACGCGCCATGCGCTGACCGGCGAAATGCTGCTGGCGGCGCATCGCAAGACGCCGCTGAAGGGCGTGCTGGTCGGCAGTCCGGCCAATCCGACGGGAACGATGATGTCGCGCGAGGCGCTCACCGGCCTGATCGGCGCGGCCGAGGGCGCGGGCATCCGTTTCATTTCCGACGAAATCTATCACGGCCTCGATTACGCGTTTCCAGCCGTCACCGCGGCCGAGCTCTCGCCGCAGGCGCTGGTGATCAACTCGTTCTCGAAATATTTCTGCATGACCGGCTGGCGGGTCGGCTGGATGGTGGTGCCGGAGCCGATGGTGCGGCCGATCGAACGGCTGCAGCAGAACCTGTCGATCTCGGTGCCGACGCTGTCGCAGATCGCCGCCGAAGCCGCTTTCGAGGGCCGAGAGGAGATGGAAGCGATCAAGCGCGGTTATCAGGAGAACCGCCGCATCCTGATCGACGGCCTGCCGAAGGCCGGCCTGACCAAATTTCTGCCGGCCGACGGCGCGTTCTACCTCTATGCGGATGTTTCCGACTTCACGTCGGACAGTTTTGAATTCGCCAGCCGCATGCTGGAAAAGGCCCATGTCGCGGCCACGCCGGGCGTCGACTTCGATCCGATCCACGGCCGGGCCTTCGTGCGTTTCTCCTACGCGCGCTCGGCCGACGAGATGCGCGAAGCGGTGACGCGCATCGCGCGTTGGCTCGGCTAA
- a CDS encoding M48 family metalloprotease: MLLRIAFAKKTLKLTALTVAVALTVTPMAALAQEGKGPSFLRDTESEQLLREYTRPILRTAGLEKQNIQMVIINDSQFNAFVADGRRIFVNYGAMMKSETPNQIIGVLAHETGHLAGGHLAKMREQLAQAQTQMIIAMLLGAGAMVAGARGGAGSGLTNAGAAAFSAPGEMIKRNLLSYVRQQEENADKAGVKFLTATGQSAKGMYETFKRFTDESLFAARGADPYVQSHPMPAERVRALEELARSSPYWDKKDDPALQMRHDMVRAKMSAFMERQETVYRRYPMSNTSLPARYAHAITTYLHGDLHSAIAQIDGLIALQPGNPYFYEVRGQALLEGGKPVEAIAPLRKAVQLSNNAPLIEMLLGQALVAANNTANTDEAISILRAAVARESEAPLGYMQLAMAYGRKGDYAQADLASAQAAYLRGDSKTARDLASRAKTRFAVGTPGWVKADDIVSAKPLPGQRSN; this comes from the coding sequence ATGCTGCTTCGTATCGCCTTTGCCAAGAAAACGCTGAAGTTGACCGCCCTGACGGTCGCGGTCGCGCTCACCGTCACGCCGATGGCAGCACTGGCGCAGGAGGGCAAGGGTCCGTCGTTCCTGCGCGACACCGAGTCAGAGCAGTTGCTGCGCGAATATACGCGGCCGATCCTGCGCACCGCCGGTCTGGAAAAGCAGAACATCCAGATGGTGATCATCAACGACAGCCAGTTCAACGCGTTCGTCGCCGACGGCCGCCGCATCTTCGTGAACTACGGCGCGATGATGAAATCGGAGACGCCGAACCAGATCATCGGCGTGCTGGCCCACGAGACCGGCCATCTCGCCGGCGGCCATCTCGCCAAGATGCGCGAGCAGCTCGCGCAAGCGCAAACCCAGATGATCATCGCCATGCTGCTCGGCGCCGGCGCGATGGTGGCGGGCGCGCGTGGCGGCGCCGGCAGCGGCCTGACCAATGCCGGCGCGGCGGCGTTTTCCGCACCGGGCGAAATGATCAAGCGCAACCTGCTCTCTTACGTGCGCCAGCAGGAAGAAAACGCCGACAAGGCCGGCGTGAAGTTTCTGACCGCGACCGGTCAATCGGCCAAGGGCATGTACGAGACCTTCAAGCGGTTCACCGACGAGAGCCTGTTCGCGGCGCGCGGCGCCGACCCCTACGTGCAGTCGCACCCGATGCCGGCCGAGCGCGTGCGCGCGCTGGAAGAGCTGGCGCGCTCCAGCCCGTATTGGGACAAGAAGGACGACCCTGCCCTGCAGATGCGCCACGACATGGTGCGCGCCAAGATGTCGGCCTTCATGGAGCGGCAGGAGACCGTGTACCGGCGCTATCCGATGTCCAACACCAGCCTGCCCGCCCGCTATGCGCATGCCATCACCACCTATTTGCACGGCGACCTGCACAGCGCGATCGCCCAGATCGACGGCCTGATCGCGCTGCAGCCCGGCAACCCGTATTTCTATGAGGTGCGTGGCCAGGCGCTACTGGAGGGCGGCAAGCCGGTCGAGGCCATTGCGCCGCTCCGCAAGGCGGTGCAGCTCTCCAATAACGCCCCGCTCATCGAGATGTTACTTGGGCAGGCGCTGGTAGCCGCTAATAATACCGCCAACACGGACGAGGCGATCTCGATTCTGCGGGCGGCGGTGGCCCGTGAGTCCGAAGCGCCGCTCGGTTACATGCAGCTCGCAATGGCCTATGGCCGCAAGGGAGACTACGCGCAGGCCGATCTCGCATCGGCGCAAGCCGCCTACCTTCGCGGCGACAGCAAGACCGCGCGCGACCTCGCTTCAAGGGCAAAGACCCGCTTCGCGGTCGGGACGCCGGGATGGGTCAAGGCTGACGACATTGTGAGCGCCAAGCCGCTGCCGGGGCAGAGAAGCAACTAG
- a CDS encoding DsbA family protein, which translates to MPSFRFLAPALLALALGGAPLPASAQSFSDTQRGDIETIVRNYLIAHPEVLEEAMTELSKRQSAAEAEKHEASVAKNADAIFNSPRGVTLGNKDGDVTFVEFFDYNCGYCKRAMADMMELMKADPKLKVVLKEFPVLSAGSVEAAQVAVAVRMQDPTGKKYLDFHQKLLGGRGAADKARAMAVAKEVGLDMGKLEKDLASPEVKSTIEENFKLAEAMGMNGTPSYVIGKQVVIGAVGVDSLKEKIGVARCGKATC; encoded by the coding sequence ATGCCCTCGTTCCGTTTCCTCGCTCCCGCACTGCTCGCGCTCGCGCTTGGCGGCGCCCCGCTGCCCGCCTCCGCACAGAGCTTCTCCGACACCCAGCGCGGCGACATCGAGACCATCGTCCGGAATTATCTGATTGCGCACCCTGAAGTGCTCGAAGAGGCGATGACCGAACTGTCAAAGCGCCAGTCGGCGGCGGAAGCCGAAAAGCATGAAGCCAGCGTCGCCAAGAACGCCGATGCGATTTTCAACTCGCCGCGCGGCGTCACGCTCGGCAACAAGGACGGCGACGTCACCTTCGTCGAGTTCTTCGACTACAATTGCGGCTACTGCAAACGCGCGATGGCCGACATGATGGAACTGATGAAGGCCGATCCGAAGCTGAAGGTCGTCCTCAAGGAGTTTCCGGTGCTGAGCGCCGGCTCGGTTGAAGCCGCCCAGGTCGCGGTTGCCGTGCGCATGCAGGATCCGACCGGCAAGAAGTATCTCGACTTCCACCAGAAGCTGCTCGGCGGCCGCGGCGCGGCCGACAAGGCTCGCGCGATGGCCGTTGCCAAGGAGGTCGGCCTCGACATGGGTAAGCTGGAGAAGGATCTGGCAAGCCCCGAGGTGAAGAGCACGATCGAGGAAAACTTCAAGCTGGCCGAAGCCATGGGCATGAACGGGACCCCGAGCTACGTGATCGGCAAGCAGGTCGTGATCGGTGCGGTCGGCGTCGACAGCCTCAAGGAAAAGATCGGCGTCGCCCGCTGCGGCAAGGCGACCTGCTGA
- a CDS encoding DUF1236 domain-containing protein — MTNRFLISVAAAALIAGTGFANAQGMNREGGTAGGAATQQNAPSSERAAPSGAVNHDASGVKGAESSGVKGSENSGVKAESKEKMPAAKSAQDTRPDAKGEKSKSMSSENDSAKGGLKADGTKTEGTKATGSMNAEGSKANSNMNAQTRTGTDSKSQTTTGNAATTATAAPPAEKRTQIVSAIKSEKIEETTNVNFNVAVGATVPATVRFHPLPARIVEIYPEWRGYDVIFVHGRYIIVRPQTHEIVYIIEG, encoded by the coding sequence ATGACTAATCGCTTTTTGATTTCGGTCGCTGCGGCGGCGCTGATCGCCGGAACCGGTTTTGCCAATGCGCAGGGCATGAACCGTGAAGGCGGAACAGCAGGTGGCGCGGCCACGCAGCAGAATGCGCCCTCGTCGGAGCGCGCTGCTCCGTCCGGCGCTGTGAACCATGACGCGAGCGGCGTGAAGGGTGCGGAATCGTCCGGCGTGAAGGGCTCTGAGAATTCCGGCGTGAAGGCGGAATCCAAGGAGAAGATGCCGGCCGCCAAGAGTGCCCAGGATACCCGGCCGGACGCCAAGGGTGAGAAGTCGAAGAGCATGAGCTCCGAGAACGACTCGGCCAAGGGCGGCTTGAAGGCTGATGGCACAAAGACTGAAGGCACCAAGGCCACAGGCAGCATGAACGCCGAAGGTTCCAAGGCCAACAGCAACATGAATGCGCAGACCAGGACCGGAACGGACAGCAAGTCGCAGACCACGACGGGCAACGCCGCCACCACGGCGACCGCGGCGCCGCCGGCCGAGAAGCGCACCCAGATCGTCTCCGCCATCAAGTCGGAGAAGATCGAAGAGACCACCAACGTCAACTTCAATGTTGCGGTTGGCGCCACCGTGCCGGCCACGGTCCGTTTCCATCCGCTGCCGGCCCGCATCGTCGAGATCTATCCGGAGTGGCGTGGTTACGACGTGATCTTCGTGCACGGCCGCTACATCATCGTCCGCCCGCAGACGCATGAGATCGTCTACATCATCGAAGGCTAA